The following proteins are co-located in the Vicia villosa cultivar HV-30 ecotype Madison, WI unplaced genomic scaffold, Vvil1.0 ctg.000864F_1_1, whole genome shotgun sequence genome:
- the LOC131631818 gene encoding uncharacterized protein LOC131631818, producing the protein MPVLPNDMLDFLDAPVPYIVGVRHKTNEVQSKLTNVILVDANRNQVKSPSLPQLPRQKELMSSLRPYHATLVGESYLGRRRPVYECTEMQVEAAKGFLSVLRSYLDSLCYNIRSHTITNVQSNDDKVSLLLRESFIDSFPYREQSFMKLFVDTQLFSVHTDLVLSFFQKE; encoded by the exons ATGCCG GTTTTACCAAATGACATGCTTGATTTTCTGGACGCTCCTGTCCCTTACATA GTTGGTGTTAGGCACAAGACAAATGAAGTTCAGTCaaagttaaccaatgttattctGGTTGATGCCAACAGAAACcag GTGAAGTCACCGTCACTACCTCAACTGCCAAGACAGAAAGAGCTAATGTCTTCTTTACGTCCTTATCATGCAACTCTTGTAGGAGAAAGTTACTTGGGTAGGAGAAGGCCAGTGTATGAATGCACGGAAATGCAG GTAGAAGCTGCCAAGGGATTCTTATCCGTGTTAAGATCTTATTTGGATTCCCTTTGCTATAACATCCGTTCACATACAATAACCAATGTACAATCGAATGATGATAAG GTATCCTTGCTTTTGAGGGAAAGTTTCATCGACTCATTCCCTTATCGCGAGCAGTCTTTCATGAAG CTTTTCGTGGATACACAACTCTTCTCTGTACACACAGATCTTGTGCTCTctttcttccaaaaggaatag